A segment of the Malaclemys terrapin pileata isolate rMalTer1 chromosome 1, rMalTer1.hap1, whole genome shotgun sequence genome:
CTAGCGCAATGAGAGCTAGCGCAAGTATGTCTGCACGAGCTGGGAATCATTTCCCTAGCTCACAGATAAATGTAGCCACAGTGCCCGGATTTTTAGAGCAGCCACAATTGCAGCTGGAATCAATGGATGTGGAGAGTGCTTAGCACCTCTAATAATTAGGCTGCTTATTTGAATGCCTAAGGTAGGTATCCACAATTGAAAAATTGGACTAAGGGGCAAATTCTGCTTCGGTCTCTGTGGAGGGTCCCTTGGCAGGGTGGTTCGTGgcacagggcgggcaggctacaAGAGGCTGTACAGCGTCCTTCATTCATTCTGTAGCAGAGTTTGATGTACATAAAGGCTGCTCTGCTTTTATACGTACTACTGAACATTGACCTCTTCTATTGCAGGCCAAGCTTTCGTCCATCCATATGACAAGACTTCATGCATCTACCAAAACCCCATCTTCAGGCCACTTGAGGGGCTGCAAGGAATTTCAAGAGGGCCAAGATGTTAAATGCCATTGTCACACGAAGGCATGCAAAATATCTTCACCAGATGGCTCGGGATCAACAAGTCGCTCAAACTCGATCCAGGAATTTTCAGAATCCTTTGAGAAGCAACTGCATTTCAAAATCAAGCGCTCAGTTTCTTTGGTAGGTAACCACCATTACGGGTGCTTAGTCCACATAAGaaacaatgagccaaattcatcccattgacttcaatggggatatTCCAAGGATGCATTTGGATTAGTCTCTTAAATGAGGCAGTTTGTACAGTAGCACAAACAGGCTTAGTTTGATAATATATTATTAGCCTGAACACCCTTAATGTCGTGCAATTCTCTATACCAGTTGCTGGTGGGATTCCAAAATAAGGCAACTAGCTGGCCTGGACTGACCATGGTGGTAAGATGTTTTAAATGGATTCTCCAGCTGTGCCAATGAAGTGTTACAATATTAAAATTGTGCTGCTTTTTATAACTGGACAGGTAGCTGCTCATCTTAGCCCTCTTTCCCGTTGCTACTGACCTGTTTAACCATATAGAGTGTTACTCATAAGATGGCCCCTGAAGCATAGGCATTTTACTATATTTTCTATTTGCCTTGATGACACAACCAGTTACAATAGTTTCTGTCTTATAGTTCAGTTTCCTAGGATTTAACACATATTCTCCCGTCTTAACTATTcatcaaaatggagagagaataatacagtttagcatttttTATTTCAAGGCCTTTCATAAAAGGAACTCAGTCAACTTGAATCACACTGCCTGAAAAGGTTTTACTTATTGTTGCCAGTGAAACTTAAGATTACTAGAACTGAATAAACAGAGgggaaaatatttctctctcattttccaatttgttttctttgcctTTAACAATACTTTGTGTGTAGTCCTTTTCAGCTGTTTGTGTGAGTCTTTCATACAGCAGTATGGGAGAGAAAATCTTTACAAAAAGGagatgtgattgtaaaaccacaaaaaaatcGGTAGATGGACTCTGGAGCAGATCCAAAACCTGAAATGACTTTTAACtcttgttattttttgttttgctagatttcaagttgactctGGTCCAGCAAGGCATTTAAGCAGGTGTCTTAAGCATGagatttcaataggactactcccATTCATTACATTCAGTGGGCCCACTCACATGCTTCTGGGATAGGCACCAGCTTATATAAGTTGCTGAATTCAACCCCAAATAGACGAGATTGGCTACCCTATCTCTTTCATAgacaaaagctattttaaaagcaCTGATTAAATTTTCAAGTTGTGAACtcttagggtcagatcctcatctGGCATTAATTTGCAAAGCTCCATTAAAGTAAATTTGGCCacactggtttacaccagctgatctgtagtttttaaaaagttgtaaaaTATCCTTTAATTTGATGACTTAATATAAAGTGGAGTATGGTACATGGAGAAGAAAGGGCTGGCAGTTGGGAACAGATTCTGACtggctttgagtggtgggacaGAGAGGAGAGATATGTCATAAATGTCCTTCACTTTGCTTGTGCTCCCGGGCAGGAACCAGCCACAAAATCACACTCCTTCGACTCCCTGAACACAAGGACTGCTCCAGGCTCACGAAGATGACAATTATAATGAGGATGATAATTACAGAGTATAAGACTATTGTTATAACTTTATGTGCACCTTTGTAACCTCTTTTTCCCCTTTAGGGACTGCTGAGCTCAGAATTTATTTCATTTAGGACCTTGCACTGTCCCTTTTGCTTTTCTCCACATAACTATTCTGGTTTATTTATTGTTTGCAAGAGTTGCCTATGGCTAGATAGTCTGTAAGTGCATGATATGGTTTGGATAAATGTACTGCATATAATACACAAAGTTCTCACTTCTGACTGTACTTTAGAAGGAAACCAGAATGTGTGTAGATAACAGTAGTGTTTCCATGGGGTGTAACTGGGGTATACTTTGGTTCACCTTTCAGGCAGCCTTCAAGGTGCTGCTTACGTTCAAAGCCCCTTGAAGCCAGTGCAAGTtgaaggtgttcagcaccttCCAGTATTGGACGTTAGCTGTCAAAAATATGAGAGAGAATTTGAGAGTGCACTTGAACTTGGATTTCAAGTTTAGCCATGAGAATTCCTATTTCTTTGAACACTATAAAAGTCCTTGAGGTGGCATTCAATCCATCCCTTACAACACAGGAAACACACATGGGTAAGAGGCAATCCTATTCAACCTCAATCTTAGTGTGCTGCTTCCCTCTTGAAAGTTGCTTTGATGACAGCTAATAACCTTCAGCACCTGTGTTTGGGGAGGTCTTCAGAACCAACAGAGAACATCATCAAGGCATGTGGAGGCTTCATTACAACCTGGATCAAGTGAGAGAGTAGCAAGACAGAGGCTGGTCTGAAATCCCAGGGCTCCTCCTCCCTCATGGCCTTTCAGATGGGTGATCCCACCTGTAGGTGTGCAGCATACCAAGGTTATAGGGGAACACATGTTGCACCCTGCTGGGTTTTAGGGTGACTACTCTGGGGCCATGAGTTTGAGACACTCATGTTAATGCTGATTTGGCACAGGTAGGTGACCAGCATTTTTATAATATCTTTTTGATGAAATAAATTATGAGCTTTTGTCACTCTTTTGGGGATTTGTTTCTAATTTTCTCCATTCTATTTTCCTTTCAGCAACCAGAGGGCatgaaggagaggagagagcgAGGGAGGATGTGCAAGAGCAGATCTCACaagaaagagggagggaagagggagccaaaggaagagcaggaggaaggagaaagaccAGAGATTTCTGCTGGAAAACAAAGCTAATAGCTTCCATCCTCAGGAGGCATTAAAAGCGAGATTTCTGCATAAAAGCTTACAGTGTATTGGAGCCATTTACTGAAAGAGTAAAGtgagttttgttgttttgttttgattagaTGGAAGAGGCCAGTTAGCTAA
Coding sequences within it:
- the LNP1 gene encoding leukemia NUP98 fusion partner 1 isoform X2, with the translated sequence MPGRGQGEALPCAARPGSPQTRGGGATCRRSGVRAVPAPSSGLRHRRVGATCWRRGAKLSSIHMTRLHASTKTPSSGHLRGCKEFQEGQDVKCHCHTKACKISSPDGSGSTSRSNSIQEFSESFEKQLHFKIKRSVSLQPEGMKERRERGRMCKSRSHKKEGGKREPKEEQEEGERPEISAGKQS